The following proteins are co-located in the Dreissena polymorpha isolate Duluth1 unplaced genomic scaffold, UMN_Dpol_1.0 chrUn091, whole genome shotgun sequence genome:
- the LOC127864052 gene encoding uncharacterized protein LOC127864052 isoform X1: MPHMNPPRNNPDLRRETNCAMWLNMRVVLATLLFLGVAPTNGLECYSCQNVADPSACTSTRTCAADQSCYKQSRAEPSGRVYDMGCRGVQVCGVHLPGLIVGRSLEKRQQAVCHQCCSVSLCNAQLCMDIGSNATSKILACCFQLS, from the exons ATGCCTCATATGAATCCTCCACGAAACAATCCTGATCTTCGTCGGGAGACCAATTGTGCAATGTGGTTAAACATGAGAG TTGTGTTAGCAACTCTTCTATTCCTTGGTGTTGCGCCGACCA ACGGTCTAGAGTGTTACAGCTGCCAAAATGTTGCTGACCCCAGCGCCTGTACTTCCACGCGCACTTGTGCAGCTGACCAG TCTTGTTACAAGCAGAGCAGAGCCGAGCCCTCTGGACGGGTATATGACATGGGGTGTCGAGGTGTACAG GTTTGTGGTGTACACCTGCCAGGATTAATTGTTGGGAGATCGTTAGAGAAACGCCAGCAAGCAGTTTGTCATCAGTGTTGCTCAGTATCTCTGTGTAATGCACAACTATGTATGGATATTGGTTCCAATGCAACAAGTAAGATTCTTGCATGCTGCTTTCAGCTATCCTGA
- the LOC127864052 gene encoding uncharacterized protein LOC127864052 isoform X2, translated as MPHMNPPRNNPDLRRETNCAMWLNMRDGLECYSCQNVADPSACTSTRTCAADQSCYKQSRAEPSGRVYDMGCRGVQVCGVHLPGLIVGRSLEKRQQAVCHQCCSVSLCNAQLCMDIGSNATSKILACCFQLS; from the exons ATGCCTCATATGAATCCTCCACGAAACAATCCTGATCTTCGTCGGGAGACCAATTGTGCAATGTGGTTAAACATGAGAG ACGGTCTAGAGTGTTACAGCTGCCAAAATGTTGCTGACCCCAGCGCCTGTACTTCCACGCGCACTTGTGCAGCTGACCAG TCTTGTTACAAGCAGAGCAGAGCCGAGCCCTCTGGACGGGTATATGACATGGGGTGTCGAGGTGTACAG GTTTGTGGTGTACACCTGCCAGGATTAATTGTTGGGAGATCGTTAGAGAAACGCCAGCAAGCAGTTTGTCATCAGTGTTGCTCAGTATCTCTGTGTAATGCACAACTATGTATGGATATTGGTTCCAATGCAACAAGTAAGATTCTTGCATGCTGCTTTCAGCTATCCTGA